The Engystomops pustulosus chromosome 1, aEngPut4.maternal, whole genome shotgun sequence genome has a window encoding:
- the HPS4 gene encoding BLOC-3 complex member HPS4 isoform X1: MASLFVSEVRPVSWMNYFFLYDGSKVKGEGDPTRDGINFFYPPQTAIDQQELLCGQIAGVVRCLTEISSYPPNLIRLRKQKFAIQVHGEYLWALGCSMDVSDVTCKCFLEDLIGLFRFYNGPLWHAYRVRSQEELSKEWNLYLEHIQNTSDLHKIFNSLSHVDKTKVDPLLLLKAALILQTCQRFPYILAGCIIYKNRIVSTQLPPSLTSRALFKSLAHKSPPSFFQGQDILLPPNVCMIPVFVMEKEATALRQYPVQWMTRIPSSSRRSSSISHSLSEEAQVNQTHVSEGETLDIEKRNMESDPFLKVDFMHQSAGNVMDNNDSVASGSAFLGPLTHITVQSSSPFRPMTLLHTGGKDGRIDAKESSSSDDVFMDNSPKDAFSLSKEVLGVESIHLSTGSDVTCHSINELGKSSSGESVCSTMEGSQDTVDNSQTSNKDEEKPGDHHLDETVKRRLEVLDITEGDTQDAETSKEITQSYESTDCESSPSARSCTITDWTLSLNTNTACPSSKLVQMVLYVHNVKGLVLSLIAESDFRYIKETIQDVYDSTLASLNGLEVHLKETLPVDHNLSKSTYNFTHFDSIQNTLTANLPSASSTSDRHFLRAANLIHSDFSVYPSLQEVTVRNATSSVYGCQSAVHETYFQQLAPVLRNSGAPDPQDATFMLHSKAKQKLLKHGLNLL; encoded by the exons ACGGCCATTGACCAGCAGGAGTTACTATGTGGACAGATAGCAGGAGTTGTCCGTTGCCTGACTGAGATTTCTAGTTATCCCCCTAATCTTATTCGACTACGAAAGCAAAAATTCGCCATTCAAGTGCATGGCGAGTACTTGTGG GCACTCGGGTGCTCAATGGATGTTTCGGATGTCACTTGCAAATGTTTCTTGGAGGATCTGATTGGACTGTTTCGCTtttataatggaccattgtggcACGCCTACCGG GTTCGTtcccaggaggagctgagcaaggaGTGGAATCTGTACCTAGAACACATACAGAACACCTCAGACCTGCACAAAATCTTTAACTCCCTCAGCCATGTGGATAAAACTAAA GTTGATCCGCTTCTCTTGCTTAAAGCTGCACTCATTTTGCAGACTTGTCAGCGCTTTCCCTATATACTGGCTGGCTGCATTATTTATAAAAATCG AATAGTGAGCACGCAGCTGCCTCCTTCACTCACCTCCAGAGCCCTCTTTAAAAGTCTTGCACATAAA TCCCCCCCAAGCTTCTTTCAAGGACAAG ACATCTTGTTACCTCCGAATGTCTGTATGATCCCAGTATTTGTCATGGAGAAAGAAGCGACTGCCCTTCGCCAGTACCCAGTACAGTGGATGACCAG AATACCGAGCTCCTCAAGAAGAAGTTCAAGTATTTCTCACAGCCTCAGCGAGGAAGCCCAGGTTAACCAGACTCATGTCTCTGAAGGGGAGACCTTGGATATAGAGAAAAGGAACATGGAATCTGATCCATTTCTTAAGGTGGACTTTATGCATCAGTCAGCAGGAAATGTCATGGATAATAATGACAGTGTGGCTTCAGGTTCTGCATTTCTGGGACCATTGACACACATTACCGTGCAGAGCTCCTCTCCATTTAGACCTATGACTCTGCTTCATACAGGAGGTAAAGATGGAAGGATAGACGCCAAAGAAAGCAGCAGCTCTGACGATGTTTTCATGGACAACAGTCCTAAAGATGCCTTTTCATTGTCCAAAGAGGTCCTCGGTGTTGAAAGTATACATTTGTCTACAGGAAGTGATGTTACTTGCCATTCTATAAATGAGTTAGGGAAAAGCAGCAGTGGTGAATCAGTGTGTTCCACTATGGAGGGCAGCCAAGACACTGTGGACAATTCACAGACATCAAACAAAGATGAGGAGAAGCCTGGAGACCACCATCTAGATGAGACTGTAAAACGTAGGCTGGAGGTGCTGGACATTACAGAGGGGGACACACAAGATGCTGAAACTTCCAAAGAGATCACACAGTCATACGAAAGCACAGACTGTGAGAGCAGTCCATCCGCTAGATCTTGTACTATCACAGACTGGACGCTATCCCTGAACActaatacagcttgccccagctcCAAACTGGTGCAGATGGTTTTATATGTGCATAACGTGAAGGGCTTAGTGCTGTCTCTCATTGCAGAAAGTGACTTCAGGTACATCAAGGAGACTATTCAAGATGTG TACGATAGCACATTGGCTTCTCTCAATGGCTTAGAAGTTCACCTGAAGGAGACTTTACCAGTAGACCACAATCTATCAAAGAGCACCTACAATTTTACTCACTTTGACTCTATTCAGAACACTCTTACTG CCAATCTGCCATCTGCTTCAAGCACAAGTGACCGCCATTTCCTCAGAGCTGCCAACCTAATCCACTCAGACTTTAGCGTGTACCCATCTTTACAGGAGGTGACTGTAAG GAACGCCACTTCATCTGTCTACGGATGCCAGAGTGCCGTCCATGAAACTTACTTCCAGCAGCTAGCCCCTGTACTCAGGAACTCTGGAGCTCCAGACCCTCAAGACGCTACCTTCATGTTACATAGCAAGGCCAAGCAGAAGCTACTGAAACATGGGCTCAACTTGCTTTAA
- the HPS4 gene encoding BLOC-3 complex member HPS4 isoform X2, with product MASLFVSEVRPVSWMNYFFLYDGSKVKGEGDPTRDGINFFYPPQTAIDQQELLCGQIAGVVRCLTEISSYPPNLIRLRKQKFAIQVHGEYLWALGCSMDVSDVTCKCFLEDLIGLFRFYNGPLWHAYRVRSQEELSKEWNLYLEHIQNTSDLHKIFNSLSHVDKTKTCQRFPYILAGCIIYKNRIVSTQLPPSLTSRALFKSLAHKSPPSFFQGQDILLPPNVCMIPVFVMEKEATALRQYPVQWMTRIPSSSRRSSSISHSLSEEAQVNQTHVSEGETLDIEKRNMESDPFLKVDFMHQSAGNVMDNNDSVASGSAFLGPLTHITVQSSSPFRPMTLLHTGGKDGRIDAKESSSSDDVFMDNSPKDAFSLSKEVLGVESIHLSTGSDVTCHSINELGKSSSGESVCSTMEGSQDTVDNSQTSNKDEEKPGDHHLDETVKRRLEVLDITEGDTQDAETSKEITQSYESTDCESSPSARSCTITDWTLSLNTNTACPSSKLVQMVLYVHNVKGLVLSLIAESDFRYIKETIQDVYDSTLASLNGLEVHLKETLPVDHNLSKSTYNFTHFDSIQNTLTANLPSASSTSDRHFLRAANLIHSDFSVYPSLQEVTVRNATSSVYGCQSAVHETYFQQLAPVLRNSGAPDPQDATFMLHSKAKQKLLKHGLNLL from the exons ACGGCCATTGACCAGCAGGAGTTACTATGTGGACAGATAGCAGGAGTTGTCCGTTGCCTGACTGAGATTTCTAGTTATCCCCCTAATCTTATTCGACTACGAAAGCAAAAATTCGCCATTCAAGTGCATGGCGAGTACTTGTGG GCACTCGGGTGCTCAATGGATGTTTCGGATGTCACTTGCAAATGTTTCTTGGAGGATCTGATTGGACTGTTTCGCTtttataatggaccattgtggcACGCCTACCGG GTTCGTtcccaggaggagctgagcaaggaGTGGAATCTGTACCTAGAACACATACAGAACACCTCAGACCTGCACAAAATCTTTAACTCCCTCAGCCATGTGGATAAAACTAAA ACTTGTCAGCGCTTTCCCTATATACTGGCTGGCTGCATTATTTATAAAAATCG AATAGTGAGCACGCAGCTGCCTCCTTCACTCACCTCCAGAGCCCTCTTTAAAAGTCTTGCACATAAA TCCCCCCCAAGCTTCTTTCAAGGACAAG ACATCTTGTTACCTCCGAATGTCTGTATGATCCCAGTATTTGTCATGGAGAAAGAAGCGACTGCCCTTCGCCAGTACCCAGTACAGTGGATGACCAG AATACCGAGCTCCTCAAGAAGAAGTTCAAGTATTTCTCACAGCCTCAGCGAGGAAGCCCAGGTTAACCAGACTCATGTCTCTGAAGGGGAGACCTTGGATATAGAGAAAAGGAACATGGAATCTGATCCATTTCTTAAGGTGGACTTTATGCATCAGTCAGCAGGAAATGTCATGGATAATAATGACAGTGTGGCTTCAGGTTCTGCATTTCTGGGACCATTGACACACATTACCGTGCAGAGCTCCTCTCCATTTAGACCTATGACTCTGCTTCATACAGGAGGTAAAGATGGAAGGATAGACGCCAAAGAAAGCAGCAGCTCTGACGATGTTTTCATGGACAACAGTCCTAAAGATGCCTTTTCATTGTCCAAAGAGGTCCTCGGTGTTGAAAGTATACATTTGTCTACAGGAAGTGATGTTACTTGCCATTCTATAAATGAGTTAGGGAAAAGCAGCAGTGGTGAATCAGTGTGTTCCACTATGGAGGGCAGCCAAGACACTGTGGACAATTCACAGACATCAAACAAAGATGAGGAGAAGCCTGGAGACCACCATCTAGATGAGACTGTAAAACGTAGGCTGGAGGTGCTGGACATTACAGAGGGGGACACACAAGATGCTGAAACTTCCAAAGAGATCACACAGTCATACGAAAGCACAGACTGTGAGAGCAGTCCATCCGCTAGATCTTGTACTATCACAGACTGGACGCTATCCCTGAACActaatacagcttgccccagctcCAAACTGGTGCAGATGGTTTTATATGTGCATAACGTGAAGGGCTTAGTGCTGTCTCTCATTGCAGAAAGTGACTTCAGGTACATCAAGGAGACTATTCAAGATGTG TACGATAGCACATTGGCTTCTCTCAATGGCTTAGAAGTTCACCTGAAGGAGACTTTACCAGTAGACCACAATCTATCAAAGAGCACCTACAATTTTACTCACTTTGACTCTATTCAGAACACTCTTACTG CCAATCTGCCATCTGCTTCAAGCACAAGTGACCGCCATTTCCTCAGAGCTGCCAACCTAATCCACTCAGACTTTAGCGTGTACCCATCTTTACAGGAGGTGACTGTAAG GAACGCCACTTCATCTGTCTACGGATGCCAGAGTGCCGTCCATGAAACTTACTTCCAGCAGCTAGCCCCTGTACTCAGGAACTCTGGAGCTCCAGACCCTCAAGACGCTACCTTCATGTTACATAGCAAGGCCAAGCAGAAGCTACTGAAACATGGGCTCAACTTGCTTTAA